The following coding sequences lie in one Trypanosoma brucei gambiense DAL972 chromosome 7, complete sequence genomic window:
- a CDS encoding protein kinase, putative, producing the protein MTRNADAHFSVGTAANRQLNVPAPSHLMTWSADSLAQNQPSIPSLGNLNLRNPGIWSKREELTPRRQSPVVAARMARIVSSSNISPRYTTFTQRWSPVSPLDLSLTQSSHRAQTAGERGFAFIARYGGIARSPARQAASRSGQSPELETSVASRQTSQHSSLPVEMTPRDRSLKRQIITERKLRIVRQESSTPGASSSNLACLSEANGSRTRLLSQEQLKKQGSSIHHGGETGLTDKSPVAAPLTVEQLLKKPPQKASTSVGRHVQTPEISISLRGSFSAGNDSLSSAHVAELSTTTARELPSGGVPCVVPHRMSDKSMSASISSCVHPVIVQRRRCSDCTTKPAPSATTSPGTMTATTAGATPTTSSNRSQSSVETVTDIPSVGQVAAPYNGQKSSFVSSRLVMQQFVQRWSNHYEENKKAYFEGGYMSVVPGKKLNSRYVIVQKLGWGEFSTVWLAYDTLHTTLGKPHQAFVAVKIAKCDSVVSESTQYEIKLLRYIGSNTPSHAPLTGLLDSFEVAGQYGSHTCMVMPLHGSNLLSIIDQMKAKKGIRSPSEISLIKEIVVSILIGLDELDKLDVIHTDIKPENILCSSSDPKVLDTIENFCLRNKDRSSMVPADRVRKAMWQGDPNHLVCIADFGLSVALKPSKGQAVTGKGQKDVAAKAAIESKKEFPVEKAGTVSNVRGTMIQTREYRAPEILMGMDFNTRTDIWSVGCMVYELITGEFLMDPKRRTRNERMMDVEHLAMMMQILGPVPEKIIKLREGCGNGKPPPRYIHRYFDENNRFIYSDKYRLYPRRHIDRELQAYLPPAEAKSAAAFIVGCLASYEPTSRPSAGEMLNHTWLYDATNN; encoded by the coding sequence ATGACCAGAAATGCTGATGCACACTTTTCTGTTGGGACGGCTGCGAATCGGCAATTGAACGTGCCTGCGCCAAGTCATTTAATGACGTGGAGTGCTGACAGCCTTGCACAGAACCAGCCGTCGATCCCTTCACTGGGGAACCTGAACCTTCGCAACCCCGGCATCTGGTCCAAGCGTGAGGAATTGACCCCGAGGCGCCAGTCTCCGGTTGTTGCTGCTCGCATGGCCAGGATAGTGAGTAGCAGTAATATATCACCACGCTACACCACCTTTACGCAACGCTGGTCTCCCGTGTCGCCTCTGGATCTTTCACTCACACAGAGCTCACACCGTGCACAGACAGCGGGCGAGCGGGGGTTCGCATTTATTGCGCGTTATGGAGGTATTGCGAGGTCTCCGGCGCGCCAGGCGGCCTCTCGTTCGGGTCAGTCACCCGAACTGGAAACAAGTGTTGCAAGCCGCCAAACTTCTCAACACTCCTCGCTTCCAGTGGAGATGACACCGCGTGACCGATCTTTGAAGCGTCAAATTATAACTGAGCGGAAACTTCGCATCGTTCGACAGGAAAGTAGCACGCCTGGGGCAAGCAGTTCTAATTTGGCGTGTTTGAGTGAGGCTAATGGGTCCAGAACGAGGCTTTTGTCTCAGGAACAGCTTAAAAAGCAGGGGAGCTCGATTCATCATGGAGGGGAAACCGGTTTAACCGACAAATCTCCTGTTGCCGCACCGCTCACGGTGGAGCAACTCCTGAAGAAACCTCCTCAGAAGGCCAGCACGTCCGTGGGACGGCACGTGCAGACTCCAGAGATTAGCATCTCATTGCGTGGATCGTTTTCTGCAGGAAACGACTCGTTGAGTAGCGCACATGTGGCGGAACTGAGCACCACTACCGCTCGCGAGTTGCCTTCCGGTGGCGTTCCATGTGTGGTTCCTCATCGGATGTCAGACAAATCGATGTCTGcctccatttcctcctgtGTCCATCCGGTAATTGTGCAGCGCCGGCGTTGTAGCGACTGTACTACTAAACCTGCTCCGTCCGCAACAACATCACCTGGGACCATGACAGCGACGACCGCAGGCGCCACTCCCACTACCAGTAGCAACCGTAGCCAAAGCAGTGTGGAGACGGTGACGGACATTCCCAGTGTTGGTCAAGTGGCTGCACCCTACAATGGGCAGAAGTCTTCTTTTGTCTCCAGTCGGCTAGTTATGCAGCAGTTTGTACAGCGTTGGAGCAACCATTACGAAGAGAACAAAAAGGCCTATTTCGAGGGAGGATACATGTCAGTCGTACCGGGGAAGAAGCTGAACTCTCGGTATGTAATCGTGCAGAAGCTTGGCTGGGGTGAGTTCAGCACTGTGTGGCTTGCGTACGACACTCTGCATACAACCCTTGGGAAACCACATCAGGCATTCGTTGCGGTGAAGATTGCCAAGTGCGACAGTGTTGTGTCCGAGAGCACCCAGTACGAGATCAAGCTGCTCCGCTATATTGGATCGAATACGCCATCACATGCTCCACTCACAGGTCTGTTGGATTCATTTGAAGTGGCTGGTCAGTATGGTTCGCACACGTGCATGGTTATGCCCCTACATGGTTCAAATCTTTTGAGTATTATTGACCAGATGAAGGCCAAGAAGGGTATCCGGAGCCCCTCCGAGATATCCCTGATTAAGGAGATCGTTGTTTCAATCCTTATTGGCCTTGATGAACTCGATAAGCTAGATGTCATTCACACGGACATCAAACCCGAAAATATCCTTTGCTCATCGTCCGACCCCAAGGTGCTTGATACAATTGAGAATTTCTGCCTCCGGAACAAGGATCGCTCGAGCATGGTGCCGGCTGACCGCGTGCGGAAGGCTATGTGGCAGGGGGACCCAAATCACTTGGTTTGTATTGCTGATTTCGGTCTCTCTGTTGCGCTTAAGCCGTCCAAGGGCCAGGCTGTGACCGGAAAGGGACAAAAGGATGTTGCTGCGAAGGCCGCTATTGAGAGTAAAAAGGAATTCCCCGTTGAAAAGGCTGGTACTGTGTCAAACGTACGCGGTACGATGATTCAAACGCGTGAGTACCGCGCCCCTGAGATCCTTATGGGGATGGATTTCAACACCCGCACCGATATTTGGAGTGTTGGTTGCATGGTGTATGAGCTAATTACGGGAGAGTTCCTCATGGACCCGAAGCGTCGTACAAGGAATGAACGCATGATGGACGTGGAGCACCTTGCCATGATGATGCAAATACTTGGTCCTGTTCCTGAGAAGATAATCAAGCTTCGAGAGGGATGTGGTAACGGCAAACCCCCTCCTCGCTACATCCATCGCTACTTCGATGAAAACAATCGTTTCATATACAGCGATAAGTACAGACTTTACCCGCGTCGTCACATTGACAGGGAGTTGCAGGCATATCTTCCTCCTGCAGAAGCGAAATCGGCAGCGGCCTTTATTGTGGGCTGCCTCGCTTCCTATGAACCAACTTCTCGCCCGTCAGCTGGAGAGATGCTTAACCACACGTGGCTGTATGATGCCACCAACAACTGA
- a CDS encoding glucosidase II beta subunit, putative, giving the protein MTDMLFAVLLTISLLVHVSLALDPTYGAQDAYLDHFKGISSSGTFQCLTGSKVIKGDQINDDFCDCPDGSDEPGTSACTNHFTKVKFPDGWKFRCRNIGFKSKEIPHNRVNDGLCDCCDGSDEYGGIVQCANICAEVQEKEAEELMLEREKMKLSLEEKKKMVEQATVKREQDKVALKEEKAELEAAEISRERMSRDLPPLEDHEKKEKQRLSEEFKILQKHIQENEANEEGTKLKYRSGCTKWYTTVDCGTKSSVTDEKGCDELIPGNVSGYCECAEAKTDATVKYQKNCDHKPLRCSFVCKTAGEEGTLSSSEEQYFDTTNDPSYELPGAKNLRAKIKDLDEKLDNLRSSIAAKEARLKRNLNTEDIIRTLEDECFTLDVKIYTYKFCPFKDAHQYSKGTEIGNSIGKWVRFGESTYSLWSTTDDHTHMLYEGGDWCWNHDQRTTDVRLVCGPENKLLKAEEPISCKYAMVFQTPAICE; this is encoded by the coding sequence ATGACCGATATGTTGTTTGCTGTTTTATTGACTATATCGTTGTTGGTGCATGTGTCGTTGGCACTGGACCCTACTTATGGAGCCCAAGACGCGTATCTTGACCATTTTAAGGGGATTAGTTCCAGTGGAACGTTCCAGTGTCTTACCGGCAGCAAAGTCATAAAGGGTGACCAGATTAATGATGATTTTTGTGATTGCCCCGACGGAAGTGATGAGCCAGGGACATCAGCTTGCACAAATCACTTTACCAAAGTTAAGTTTCCTGACGGGTGGAAATTCAGATGTCGCAATATTGGTTTTAAGTCAAAGGAAATACCACACAATAGAGTCAACGATGGTTTATGTGACTGTTGTGACGGCTCTGATGAATATGGCGGTATTGTGCAGTGTGCTAACATTTGTGCGGAGGTGCAGGAGAAAGAGGCGGAGGAACTTATGctggaaagggagaagatgAAGCTTTCTttagaggaaaagaagaagatggtTGAGCAGGCCACAGTCAAACGGGAACAAGATAAAGTTGCtttaaaagaagagaaagcaGAGCTGGAAGCGGCGGAAATTTCCCGTGAGCGGATGTCAAGAGACCTTCCGCCGTTGGAAGACcacgaaaagaaggagaaacaacGCTTATCCGAGGAGTTCAAAATTCTTCAAAAACACATCCAGGAAAATGAGGCGAATGAGGAGGGCACAAAGTTGAAATATAGGTCAGGCTGCACCAAATGGTACACAACAGTGGACTGTGGTACCAAATCAAGCGTAACAGATGAAAAGGGATGTGACGAGCTAATTCCAGGTAATGTGTCTGGTTACTGTGAATGTGCTGAAGCAAAAACAGATGCTACAGTGAAATACCAAAAAAATTGTGACCACAAACCTCTTCGCTGTTCATTTGTTTGCAAAACGGCGGGAGAGGAAGGGACCTTGTCAAGCAGTGAGGAGCAATACTTCGATACAACCAATGACCCCTCTTATGAGTTGCCAGGGGCCAAGAATTTACgggcaaaaataaaggacCTTGACGAAAAATTGGACAATCTTCGGTCCTCTATTGCTGCTAAGGAGGCACGGTTGAAGAGAAACTTGAATACGGAAGACATCATACGGACACTCGAGGATGAATGCTTCACTCTCGACGTTAAAATATACACTTACAAATTTTGTCCTTTTAAAGATGCTCACCAGTACTCCAAAGGAACTGAAATTGGGAATAGCATAGGGAAATGGGTGCGTTTCGGTGAGAGTACCTACTCTTTGTGGTCAACCACCGAtgaccacacacacatgttGTACGAAGGGGGTGATTGGTGTTGGAATCATGATCAGCGAACCACGGATGTTCGTCTGGTGTGCGGCCCGGAGAACAAGTTGTTGAAGGCTGAGGAACCGATATCATGCAAATACGCAATGGTGTTCCAAACACCCGCTATATGCGAGTAA